The genomic DNA GTTCTATGTCTCTGGTTTATTCATGGTTGcatcaaattaaatcaatcacCTTTGTCTAATCTGGTGACTGTGAATGGTAGCTCCCATGGCTGCAACCGGTGTGGCGGTGCATTTATATTGGAATGGAACAGCGAAGACCGAGAAATACGATGTTGTTTTTGAAGGTGATGCCATGAAAGTGATGCCTATTAAGCTCAACTATGGAACTACGTATGCTGGATTGTTGGATAAAATCTACGCAACTACGGGCATTGAGGAGAAGGATTTTGAGTTGAACATCATATGCAGATACCCTATATCTTCAAGGGAATATAAGCCCATCCCAATAAAGAATGACGAGGCCGTAGAACTTATGTTGGAAGTGCCATGCAGATCATCTAGAGTCTACTGTGTAGAGATATATTTGGAGAAAGAAGCAAGGCAATGTGTGAAAATGACCGTCTCTCATACTGATTCATCTCCACGCTTTTTGACCCTCGAAATACCTAAATTGGATTTGGGttgaattatattaatattgggcctcaatattgtttttgagttttgaaaatattggaCTTGGGTTTAGTCTTTCACAATTATCTACTTGGgcctcttgattttgattttatttggaaCTTTAGGTTATGATATTCAGCTATTATTTTTGGCTTTCTTGGTTGGGCCTAGTATTTTGAGAAGTCGAGTTTGGGCATGTTTTCTTAGACTGTATTGACTTCTATTGGGCTATACCTTGTTTTAGTTAAGGGCTATGATGTGCACCACGTGTAGGGCTagatttcatggaagaaagggATGTTCGGGAAGCTGTAGTTAAGGGCATGGAACCCTAGGCAGCAAAGGGAGGGGGGAGGAGGATTTTCGCTAAGACTTTTACaagggttttttttgtttttgttttagagaaaatgattttgaagaaaaaggatagaaaattatttgcatTAAGAACAATCCAGgacattattttttgaataaaaaaagtacaattttttttattaaataaaaatagtttagaaaatatttttattaataaaaaatattccatatttttattttattttaaaaggttcaaaaatcatttttcaaataaatgtaAAGTTCCAGAAAATTCATCTCAGaaagttctaatttttttaagttaaaaaaaactattttaataaaatttcataaaaatccaaaattttgtttttaataaactgtccagattttttttttaaaaaaaaataaaactgtccaaaattttttaatctaataaaaaaaatacttttggtaaataaaaaaaattgaagtttgttttgtaaataattttgaaatgtcTTTGCccctattaaaaatattttttactaataaaattgagttgagcatattttttaaataaaatttgtaaaaaaaatcatcttcttataaaattgaattgaaatcttCTTTTATAATTAAACCAGTGAAAACTCTTTCTTTGGGAAATCACTTTTCCATAATAGAAATTGACTTAAtactttttgaataaaattatagaactctatttttaataaataaaaaaaatgaaattcgaatattattttgaaaatagatttgtaatatatttaaaaaataaaataaaatttgatttggaatattacttgaaaataaatttgtaaatatacattttttaaattttgtagcCAATCACTTctcttaatataaaatttgaaataaaatatattcttgaaaataaaaattgtaaaaaatcattttggtaaaagtaaataaaataaataaaaatcaacttcttgtaaataaatcaaattaaaaatttttctctttaaatgaAATTGTACTTAATaacttcttttaataaaaacaagaaaaattctttcaaaataaatttgaatctaaataaaattaaatattttgatgaataaatggAAGCTTTGTGAATAATCAACTTggtttttaatatgaaaaaaaaatctttcagattttttaaaattgtattatgataattgaaataataaagtctttataatatatttgtgtaattcacttttatcattgttttgatgtgcattttttttattcttttgtgaGATCCATGATTTACAACTAATTGTCACACTTCACATGCTTACTagagataattttttcttaGGGCTTAAAGGAGTATTATGACTTGTCATTGTAAGTTCTAGATGGGTAACCTGTTCTTTATAAATTAGGAAGAAAACTCTCACAGGTTTCATCActtttactctctctctctctctctctctctctctctctctctctctctctctctctctctctctctctctcaccagTTTCATATATACTGAGAGATCTCACCACTTTTTTTCCTGCATCAATCTCTTATCAGAATATTCAGgtaaatccatttttattttcacttttttcttaaaTGTTGAATTTTAGTTGATATTTACACAAGAGCTAGCCATGATGGTCAATTTTTTCATGTTGAGTTAGCTATAGATGAGGTTCAAGCATCAATGCACCAACCTTATCATCTTTAAAAAgatgtaaaagagaaacaattttttttaaagtcaaacagtctcaaaaaacaaaacaaatattttaactaaataataatTAGCAACAACAAGAAAATGCCACAAAGAATTGGGTTTGATGATCCATTTATGCTTGGGTTGGATAGGAGTACTGGTGacatttttagctttttttttttctttttaaacagtACCAAATATTTGATGCTCTATTAACATGCTTATGTTCTAagaaaattgcttcaattgtcCATTAAGAGTATGTTTAATAGTATTCTTGAAGTATTTTATCAAAAGTGTTTTGAGGAGAATCATTtgctaaattttatcaaacacctaatttttttttcttcaagaaaaCTTTTCATgctaaaaacgttttttagaatcactatcaaatagacTCTAAATCAATCGCTTTTGTCTAATCTTGTGAGCATGGATGGTAGCTCTCATGGCTACAACCAACGTGGCAGTGCATTTATATGAGAATGGAagagtgaaaacaaaaaaatatgatgttgTTTATGAAGGTGACGACATGAATGTGATGCCTATTAAGCTCAACCATGGAACTACGTATTTTGGATTGTTGGATAAAATCTACGCAACTACGGGAATTGACAGGCATGACAGGTTGAACGTCGTATACAGATACCCTATATCTTCAAGGGAATATAAGCCCATCCCAATAAAGAATGACGAGGCCGTAGACCTTATGTTGGAAGTGCCATGCAGATCATTTCGAGTCTACTGTGTGGAGATATATTTGGAGGCAACGCGTTGTGTACGTGGAATCTCTTCCTCACATCTTCTCCAAGAATAATATTTTCACATGGAATCAGCGACGTGATCTGCTCAGGATATTGTAATTTTATTGTGTTGAATTGGCTTATTGTGTAATTTAATTGCACAATAGCATGTAGTCGGactctatttttaataaataaaaaaaaatgaaattagaatattattttgaaaatagatttgtaatatatttaaaaaataaaataaaatttgatttggaatattacttgaaaataaatttgtaaatatatattttttaaattttgtagcCAATCACTTctcttaatataaaatttgaaataaaatatattcttgaaaataaaaattgtaaaaaatcattttggtaaaagtaaataaaataaataaaaatcaacttcttgtaaataaatcaaattaaaaatttttctctttaaatgaAATTGTACTTAATaacttcttttaataaaaacaagaaaaattctttcaaaataaatttgaatctaaataaaattaaatattttgatgaataaatggAAGCTTTGTGAATAATCAACTTggtttttaatatgaaaaaaaatctttcagattttttaaaattgtattatgataattgaaataataaagtctttataatatatttgtgtaattcacttttatcattgttttgatgtgcattttttttattcttttgtgaGATCCATGATTTACAACTAATTGTCATACTTCACATGCTTACTAGAGATACTTTTTTCTTAGGGCTTAAAGGAGTATTATGACTTGTCATTGTAAGTTCTAGATGGGTAACCCGACCTCCAAATCCGTTTTTGGTTTATAGACTTGtcttttttccaaataagaaatcatatagggttttctttcttcttctattttcatctttaaaaataaagtaaataagtaaaaactccaatttttcaaaaatcagtttttcacaataaaaatcAAGTCTCGCCATTGAGTGAGGacatatatgaaaaatacaGACCCAcgaatgtataaaaaaaaatgatattaattgaTTGGcataagttaataatttttgcTATATAAATCTtaggaaaaaaaactaataatttatttgtcacaaaaaaaaaaaaaactaagttttCAAAAATGTCTTGCATCACATAATTCTattattgatgtttttaataatttttgtgcaAGAGTgttatagaaaattatttttacgaAATTgccctattttaaaaaaaaaaaaatttcacgcctcaaaaataattattacaataataattcacttaaataaaatacatgaaaaataaattcaaaaatcataaaataattccTGTTCTGAATATTCACTAATATTTTTaggaatattaaaatatatagataataaattttacaCTGAATTAactaaattgaataattaataaattaatacaaaattaaatcCAAACAACTCGGAAAAATATAAGAGGtcacacaaaaaagaaaaaaaatatgaaatgtttttttgtttccaatagaaaaaatagataaaaaaaaaagctagaaaattaagaaaaatgagaggAGTTCTCACCCTTGGCTTCCCGACTTGTTTTGCCATTTTGACATCTTGAACTTTGTTAATCAAATCATGCAcacatatgaaaataaattaaatgaaaaaagataagatttttaatgtggttcaacGATCGATGCGATTCCTACGTTTATGGAGTACACTAACACTCAACAATTcactaatcataaaaaataagaagagtTACAGTGATAAAACTTTCAAAAAGACCCTCTTATTACGGTTGCAatctctaaaaaaacaaaatcttaaacATATAAGGGTCAAATATATAATGAGGATAAATTCattatcattatataaaaaaaaaaatctccaaaagGCACTGCCCTCTTCAACCCTCACAAGCTAACCAAGTAACTCAACTCTTGACATTTTGAGCAAAGTggaataaaactaatttaggTTTCACAATCTAATAAAgttcatatttgaaaattactttCTATATTGAGATTGAAGTCTTAACTTTGAggaaaaaacaatcatttttttaattgttttacatgaatgttttaaaaaatcacatcttttatcaatttttgtcaaaaaaattataagggaatgtttttttaaatcacttttaaatatatttcagaAGGGATCTAATGTGCAATTAAAGatgtgtttcattttttttaaatataaataaataaagtttgcATTATATGCATAGTGATGCATGGCAATAAGATGTGAGTAGTGGTTGTGCTCCTAAGTCaatgttgaaaaaaatagaattaattggttaaaaatgatgaaataatcctcatatttataaatttatctccttatatatttttgtttgaagagtAACTCATTTTTGGTATAAATGTCATTcactatttcaagtatttatagtatgttttgaaagaaatgattatttttacaagaaaacaataaagacatttttgtcaaaataaggctgaaaaatgatgaaatgttagatttttaaaatcGAATTTCCAATgatctttttaatcaaattaccaaaaaaataataatattaaattttgttttttttaatgggtgaagatataaatccaaaaaaaaaaaatcaattcaaaaacacttttccactattagcaataataataataataataataataataataataattataataataataataataattaataattaataataataataataataataataataataataataataaatatagaaCAATAAAAATAACGTATATCTACTTTTATCCTCActcttttgtatttttgttaatCAAACCATGCATACAcatgagtaggaaaaaaaaatataaaattttcgaTATGAGCCTTACATTTACGAAGTGCATGAATACTTAGCAATTCACTAATCAAAGAAAAGAGGTGTACAATGATGAAGTTCTAAAAAAAACCTTGTCGAACTACTTTTTGTGCTTTGAagccaattatatatatatatatatatatatatatatatatatatatataaataaataattattattcataaatattttttcactattagaaataataataattaataaatatagaaccataaaaataatagtGCAAGACCTAGATCTcctttcatccttttttttttttttttttacttcttagacttcctttttttttcttcccttcttttcattttcattctttattcttaAACCAATCTCTAGAGAAAGCTTTATCACTAGGGAGAGCTTTATCTTTCCAAGCTTTTAGTGTATCTGGAACAGGAGGAGAAATCATCTCTCTTTAGTCCTGAGTCTTGAAGTCAGAACAGGGCAAAGAATATGGGTGCCTTATAATCTTTATAAAGAACAAAGAATATTTGTTCTTTATAAATTAGGAAGAAAACTCTCACAGGTTTCATCActtttactctctctctctctctctcaccagTTTCATATATACTGAGAGATCTCACCACTTTTTTTCCTGCATCAGTCTCTTATCAGAATATTCAGgtaaatccatttttattttcacttcttTCTTAAATGTTGAATTTTAGTTGATATTTACATAAGAGCTAGCCATGATGGTCAATTTTTTCATGTTGAGTTAGCTATAGATGAGGTTCAAGCATCAATGCACCAACCTTATCATCTTTAAAAAgatgtaaaagagaaacaattttttttaaagtcaaacagtctcaaaaaacaaaacaaatattttaactaaataaaaaaataataataattagcaACAACAAGAAAATGCCACAAAGAATTGGGTTTGATGATCCATTTATGCTTGGGTTGGATAGGAGTACTGGtgacatttttagtttttttttttctttttaaacagtACCAAATATTTTATGCTCTATTAACATGCTTATGTTCTAagaaaattgcttcaattgtcCATTAAGAGTATGTTTAATAGTGTTCTTGAAGTATTTTATCAAAAGTGTTTTGAGGAGAATCATTtgctaaattttatcaaacacctaattttttttttcttcaagaaaaCTTTTCATgctaaaaacgttttttagaatcactatcaaatagacTCTAAATCAATCGCTTTTGTCTAATCTTGTGAGCATGGATGGTAGCTCTCATGGCTACAACCGACGTGGCAGTGCATTTATATGAGAATGGAagagtgaaaacaaaaaaatatgatgttgTTTATGAAGGTGACGACATGAATGTGATGCCTATTAAGCTCAACCATGGAACTACGTATTTTGGATTGTTGGATAAACTCTACGCAACTACGGGAATTGACAGGCATGACAGGTTGAACGTCGTATACAGATACCCTATATCTTCAAGGGAATATAAGCCCATCCCAATAAAGAATGACGAGGCCGTAGACCTTATGTTGGAAGTGCCATGCAGATCATTTCGAGTCTACTGTGTGGAGATATATTTGGAGGCAACGCGTTGTGTGAAATCTCTTCTCCAAGAATAATATTTTCACATGGAATCAGCGACGTGATCTGCTCAGGATATTGTAATTTTATTGTGTTGAATTGGCTTATATATCAAATGATTAGTCAGTGTTCAGGGATTGGATTAAGTTTGGTATGTCATGATAATATGTGATCTAGTTTGCATAATTCTAAGGAAAATGTATAGTtctagttttttcttttctctcatctTGTATATTAATAACcatattcaagaaaaaaattataatttttgtttattttttctttttgtctataattttattttttattttccttccctcAAATcatctaggaaccaaacatagcctttaagaatatttaaacatatataaatgTTGTTAGGAATTTTAGGCTAATctaacctatggtaatcaccctagaagggggggaatagggtgatggtctcttttcgcaaatttaaacaagtgaatgtaagtgacaattatatgcaagtatataataagcaatatatagacaattgcatataaattaaagagtagagaagagagaatgcaaacacaagagtttatagtggttcggcacaacccggcctacatctactctcctctagcttcaatcctgagcttgaggttccactaattcaaggcttccaaaccaagccttcaagcaatacaattgaattatggTTCCAGTTCACTCTCTTGGACTTTTGACTCTAAGCactacacttctcaagagatatccctctcttgaacaacttcctcttcaaggatttacaaataaaagatcTCACAAAgatcctagcacaagaactttaagctcaattgatacaagaaaactaggattgaaaggtgcactaaagatatgcaagttttgaaataatggtgcactaaaaaatactcttccaaggctcaaatataatcaagaaagatttgggaaggttaagctatTTAAACAAAGAagtttgaagcctttttatagaagagaaaagccaaactagccgtttgggggttcgatcggtcgagctaggggtcgaccagTTGACTAGCTGTTAGCATTAAAtccttggcaggtgaccgttggcctcaaccggacctcgaccgggaagagaattAACTTGAccaggaagagaaggccactgggagagagataAATTTTTTGGCCTCCCTCGACCGGTACTTGATCGGatgagcacaaccggtcgatcggttcctcaaccagttgaataagttgagccattttttggctcaacacccaacctttttcaacttaaaaccttttaacacaagtttgaaaatcatttaacataaggttttagttgaaaacatgaaatcatccaattctaaagatatttaaaacaatattactcttggatgattttggtgcataaataaagaatgaaatgcatgaaagtcctagtgcaccaacaaccttacaaagagatcttatgaagcttggatCTTGAAAagctcttctctttgaggtggtcttcttcttcatgatttctccttggcttgatttgtctttgtgattgccactttggaaatcgtcttgcctaatcacacttaaaatatgatcattagttctaaaccttgttttattatcatcaaaatcaagattaaccgaACCCTGGtttcacaatctcccccttttttatgatgacaaaaccaaggtttctaaaaagctccccctcaatatatgctcctttgaatttagaaaattttcaagtttagaaacttcaaggagtatattaaggatgctcaaaatgatataatcaaacataaatagcaTAAAGAGCATTTAGCAATTTGGcaagacattattattaaatatgatgcatacaaataaaaccaataaaGCACATAGCATCAATATGAATAGGATTGCTAAAACAATATTGACATTTCTTCCCTAGTTAGCAACCCTACCATTACTTCTTcccctttttgtcatcaacaaaaagtttcaataaagtatataaggggaatcacatgttatcaaaagtttaaaaaataaacaataagcatggtatgatttttcatgaaaatgaatctccccctttttcatttgagaatagtttccaaataaaagattgCTCACCCTTAGAACATTCccaatttaaagcatgatttggaaaaTATGTATGGGAGAACGTAtgcatttaaaaagatatataacatgCATTGAATAACACTTTTAGGACATAGAAGCATATGATTATTTAGTTTTACCTAGGTATAAAAAAGTcttctttttaatccaaaccttggtttaacaaatataccaattttatcaaagtgataccaaatgttatattattaatataccaaaaatataccaagtgttagcaaaaTGATATTGCAAATTAAGCTTTAGAAGGGATACCATTACCAATATCATCAATGCATTCTTTCTAAGGTAAGCATATCCTCCTTCTTGCATGgatccctacaaaacaaattatcctttggtacccatatcttCTTGGGTGCTAGAGGGTTAGTCTTTCTTCTctttggaatccaaaataatttagagttttgaagaacatgaggGGATTTTCTTAAGGAGAAAATATCACTAATGTGAcctcatttttcaaaaagattgcaaatagttgaaggtgaaaaactagaggcttcctttacaaaataattctcaaaaaaaaaaaaatttgatttttgaaagacTTGTGGGCTAGcctctttttataaaaaaaaaatgtgtttttgatttgccaaaatcatatcaaaagtcttttggccatttgagaatttttaactcctcattttccttttcaaaagagatttttgtcttctcaatattttcaaaaatttcattatgctcattgagctcattttgaagacaagaattatttttcttgagagaaatatttttgaaaacaagtttttcaagatcaaaatataattcttgaagtGCATCTTGAAATTCAAAATGGTTAGAGTTGGAGTTTACCTCTTCTTGATGTTCTTCCAAAGCCATAAAGAACATGTTGGCATCCTTATTTGTGCATTCTTCTTCCATGgagtcttcatcactttcactttcatttttttcctcttcatcatcatttgttaAAGCCATGAAGGCTATactattcttattttattcaactctttgatgattgtaCAATTCTATCTCATAAGTCATGAGTGAcccaatgagttcttcaagtgaaagtttggtgagatcctttgcttcttgaatagctgtcacttttgtttcccatttctttggtagagaccttaagatcttcatgactttctctacttcggtgtaggtctttcccaagacttcaagttcattcacaatcacaatgaacctagaaaacatctcaacaatagattcaaaatcctttatagaaaataattcataatcatgcacAAGGATATTGATTCtagactctttaacttggttGTTTCCCTCATAAGTGTTTTCTAAtagtctccaaatttctttagccgacttATAATGCCAAAtacgattaaattcatttctatcaatagcacaatgtaagataaaaaCGGCTTTGacatttaattgaactttctttctaTCAAGTTCATCACATTCATGcttaggttttggaaccatcactccattttctaattttgaagggatgtggggaccatcttcaatgacatcccataaatcAAGATTAATAGATTGGAGAAACCAAgtcattttggttttccaatagggataatcgGTTCCCGTGAAAAGTGGAGGTCGAGTGGTTGAAAAACTTTTCAtatgagatgagcttgatggattagcCATTACTTCTTAGACGGTTAAGTTTTAGACAAGAagccttgctctgataccaattgttaggaattttaggctaatccaacctatggtaatcaccctaaagggggggggggggaatagggtgatggtctcttttcgcaaatttaaataagtgaatgtaagagacaattatatgcaagtatataataagcaatatatagacaattgcatataaattaaagagtagggaagaaaaaaatgcaaacacaagagtttatagtggttcggcacaacTCGGCCTACATCTactctcctctaacttcaatcccgagcttgaggttccactaattcaaggcttccaaaccaagccttcaagcaatacaattggattatggttccaattcaccctcttggacttttggctccaagcaccttttacacttctcaagagatatctcTCTCTTGAACAACTTCCTCTTCAaggatttacaaataaaagatcTCACAAAtatcctagcacaagaactttaaactcaattgatacaaaaaaactaggattgaaaggtgcactaaagatatgcaagttttgaaataatagtgcactaaaaaatactcttccaaggctcaaatataatcaagaaagatttgggaaggttaagctgtTTAAACAAAgaagtttggagcctttttatagaagagaaaagccaAATTAGCCGTTTGGGGGTTTGACTGGTtgagttaggggtcgaccggttgactagccgttagcattaaatgcttggcaggtgaccatTGGCCTAAATCGGACCTCGATCAAACCTTGACTGGTCCTCGATCAGACCTCAACCGGTCCttgatcggacctcgaccgggaagagaattAACTCAactgggaagagaaggccactaggagagagaaaaaattttTAGCCTCCCTCGACCGATACTTGATCGGACGAGCACAACTGGTCAACCGGTTcctcaaccagttgaaccagttgagccattttttggctcaacacccaatctttttcaacttaaaaccttttaacacaagtttgaaaatcatttaacacaaggttttagttgaaaacatgaaatcatccaattttaaagatatttaaaacaatattactcttggatgattttgg from Vitis riparia cultivar Riparia Gloire de Montpellier isolate 1030 chromosome 8, EGFV_Vit.rip_1.0, whole genome shotgun sequence includes the following:
- the LOC117919766 gene encoding uncharacterized protein LOC117919766, encoding MAATGVAVHLYWNGTAKTEKYDVVFEGDAMKVMPIKLNYGTTYAGLLDKIYATTGIEEKDFELNIICRYPISSREYKPIPIKNDEAVDLMLEVPCRSFRVYCVEIYLEATRCVRGTPPHMYAA